Proteins from a single region of Geothrix sp. PMB-07:
- the nadC gene encoding carboxylating nicotinate-nucleotide diphosphorylase, whose amino-acid sequence MFHPPHPETYRDQLRAFLREDWGTQDWTTASVPDRPMTARVVAKADLVLAGLPVAAETLKLACGSMVIELPKHDGQKVGTGTEVMRLRGSSHGILLAERVMLNLLQRLSGTATLTRKFVDAVEGTGARILDTRKTTPGLKVLEKYAVRCGGGVNHRLNLSDGVLLKENHLAAVGGIRAAVESARRVAPNLVKIEVEVENLGQLKACLELPDVDGVLLDNMALDQMREAVALRDRSGRRLFLEASGNITLERARAVAETGVDFLSVGALTHSAPSVDLSLRMD is encoded by the coding sequence ATGTTCCATCCGCCTCATCCCGAGACCTACCGCGACCAGCTGCGCGCTTTTCTGCGTGAAGACTGGGGCACGCAGGACTGGACCACCGCCTCCGTGCCGGATCGCCCCATGACCGCCCGCGTGGTGGCCAAGGCCGATCTGGTGCTGGCCGGGCTGCCCGTGGCCGCCGAAACCCTGAAGCTGGCCTGCGGTTCGATGGTCATCGAGCTGCCCAAGCACGATGGCCAGAAAGTAGGGACGGGCACAGAGGTCATGCGGCTGCGCGGATCCAGCCACGGCATCCTGCTGGCAGAGCGGGTCATGCTGAACCTGCTGCAGCGGCTTTCGGGCACTGCCACCCTCACGCGGAAATTCGTGGACGCGGTGGAAGGCACCGGTGCGCGCATCCTGGATACGCGCAAGACCACGCCGGGCCTGAAGGTGCTGGAAAAGTACGCGGTGCGCTGCGGGGGCGGCGTGAACCACCGCCTGAACCTCAGCGATGGTGTGTTGTTGAAGGAGAACCACCTGGCGGCGGTGGGCGGCATCCGGGCGGCGGTGGAATCCGCCCGCCGGGTGGCGCCGAACCTGGTGAAGATCGAGGTCGAGGTGGAAAACCTGGGCCAGCTCAAGGCCTGCCTGGAACTGCCGGATGTAGACGGGGTGCTTCTGGACAACATGGCCCTCGATCAGATGCGCGAGGCGGTCGCCCTGCGCGACCGCAGCGGCCGACGCCTCTTCCTGGAGGCCAGCGGCAACATCACCCTGGAGCGGGCCCGAGCCGTGGCGGAAACCGGTGTGGACTTCCTCAGCGTGGGTGCCCTCACGCACAGCGCGCCCTCGGTGGATCTCAGCTTGCGGATGGACTGA
- a CDS encoding SpoIVB peptidase S55 domain-containing protein: MKLVVLASFFISLGALFAQGPATMGVSEIRAGMKGHGRTVFQGGKIDRFEFEVVGVQKNAAPGRSRIMVRASGGPLADTGILAGMSGSPCYIDGKLIGALSTGIMFEKEPIGGITPIAEMLEQLKDIPDIAPSRTPLILPKLEPPKVLKSALLGQMLPFSEVMGDLDPQALPMALAGSPLGTEAQRFWAGWPVTFAAGPALSGGREEASPLEPGGMAAISLMQGDLDLTASGTITYVSGKRVLMFGHQLFNLGPVDLPLWSATVATTVSSYQSSFKLAMPVAPIGALRLDRNSGVAGILGAEARMVPMRLGLNLGGKRTLNFRFELMDHPVATAALAATAVAQTLDAHTRGLGFQSLSMQGNIKLAGHPAIQIENVIADLNPGRLAQYLGGMLQAICLNPFEKPVFEGISITIKAEERLDLTAIAGVRLLKARAKRGEVLPVLVTLQNIQGVRETATFNIQVPSSAAKGKATLMVGDGFSLMAADPDERAIETASMGDVVRILNGALRNNHAYALLVQVQPGAGLRGSRIEGIPPTVASLVGGDGASSDNRLQRRIVGRALLPLEREVRGLSQIEVEIE, translated from the coding sequence ATGAAACTGGTTGTCCTGGCTTCCTTCTTCATTTCTCTGGGCGCCCTATTCGCCCAGGGGCCAGCCACCATGGGGGTTTCAGAGATCCGCGCAGGCATGAAGGGCCATGGCAGGACGGTCTTTCAGGGTGGCAAGATCGACCGCTTCGAGTTTGAAGTGGTCGGAGTGCAGAAGAATGCGGCCCCAGGCCGAAGCCGGATCATGGTCCGGGCCTCGGGCGGCCCTCTGGCGGATACCGGCATCCTGGCCGGTATGAGCGGCAGCCCCTGCTACATCGACGGCAAGCTCATCGGCGCTCTCAGCACCGGAATCATGTTCGAAAAGGAACCCATCGGGGGCATCACGCCCATTGCGGAGATGCTGGAGCAGCTGAAGGATATTCCCGATATTGCGCCCAGCCGGACGCCACTCATCCTGCCCAAGCTGGAGCCGCCCAAGGTGCTGAAATCGGCCCTGCTGGGCCAGATGCTGCCGTTCTCAGAGGTGATGGGCGATCTGGATCCCCAGGCGCTGCCCATGGCCCTGGCGGGAAGCCCGTTGGGCACCGAGGCGCAACGCTTTTGGGCCGGATGGCCCGTGACCTTTGCCGCGGGACCGGCGCTTTCGGGTGGCCGGGAGGAGGCCAGCCCTCTGGAACCCGGAGGCATGGCAGCCATCTCCCTCATGCAGGGCGATCTCGACCTGACGGCTTCGGGCACCATCACCTATGTGTCCGGCAAGCGGGTGCTGATGTTCGGGCACCAACTCTTCAACCTCGGGCCCGTGGACCTGCCGCTCTGGTCCGCCACCGTGGCCACGACGGTGTCCAGCTACCAGAGCTCCTTCAAGCTGGCCATGCCGGTCGCTCCCATTGGCGCTTTGCGCCTGGATCGCAATTCGGGTGTGGCGGGCATCCTCGGCGCCGAGGCCCGCATGGTGCCCATGCGCCTGGGCCTGAACCTGGGGGGCAAACGCACCCTCAATTTCCGCTTCGAGCTCATGGATCATCCCGTGGCCACGGCGGCCCTGGCCGCCACGGCCGTGGCCCAGACCCTGGACGCCCACACCCGCGGCCTGGGATTCCAGAGCCTTTCCATGCAGGGGAACATCAAGCTGGCCGGGCATCCAGCCATCCAGATCGAGAATGTCATCGCCGACCTGAACCCTGGGCGTCTCGCCCAATACCTGGGCGGGATGCTTCAGGCCATCTGCCTGAATCCCTTTGAAAAGCCCGTGTTCGAGGGCATCTCCATCACCATCAAGGCTGAGGAGCGGCTGGATCTCACCGCCATTGCCGGGGTGCGCCTGCTCAAGGCGCGGGCCAAGCGTGGCGAGGTGCTGCCGGTGTTGGTGACCCTCCAGAACATCCAGGGGGTGCGGGAAACCGCCACCTTCAACATTCAGGTGCCCTCCTCGGCGGCCAAGGGCAAGGCGACCCTCATGGTCGGCGATGGTTTCAGCCTCATGGCCGCCGATCCGGATGAGCGCGCGATTGAGACAGCTTCCATGGGCGATGTGGTGCGCATCCTGAATGGGGCCCTCCGCAACAACCACGCCTACGCCCTGCTGGTACAGGTGCAGCCCGGCGCGGGCCTGCGCGGCAGCCGCATCGAGGGCATTCCACCCACCGTGGCCAGCCTTGTGGGCGGCGATGGGGCCAGCAGCGACAACCGCCTGCAGCGCCGCATCGTGGGGCGCGCCCTGCTGCCCCTCGAACGGGAAGTCCGCGGCCTCAGCCAAATTGAAGTGGAGATCGAATAG
- a CDS encoding TolC family protein gives MMRLPIFPALLVAFSLVAQDAPKAPDASQLRLQDAIQIALKNNLQVQISQQTRESTKAQELQSLGAFDWTLNSAYAITHSKFQPDGHSFDGSGNPIFGNTITDTRKWNVGVSKPTEWGGLFNVAYTNPNYSSTEYNYAGSPTFSTRYPYTGSLSASFTQSLLKGFGREASATNLIVSRYGAQAADYTFQLAIIGNVAATESAYWDVVYAKRNLENKRQALALAQQQLKENQIRVQVGTLAPIEVTSSEASVAQAEQDIITSEAGLLNAKDALIRTLYPTTDRPANLDTVDLPSVKPLELDEESAVKQALVNRLELKSAQLDLKAKQVQESAANNHLLPQLDLSVGYNLNSNVQNSWSSVNTDLTNRKDPGYSVGLQFSLPILNRGARGSLAIARASRRSSELNLHDQELGIVLQVRTAYRTLESSAKGVAAAEKTRYFREKDLEAEQKKFENGMSTNFLVLSKLNDLNTAKGNELQAQITYAKAVTSLDQAVGRLLEARKLEVK, from the coding sequence ATGATGCGTCTTCCTATCTTCCCGGCCCTGCTGGTGGCCTTCTCCCTGGTGGCCCAGGACGCTCCGAAGGCCCCTGATGCCTCCCAACTCCGGCTGCAGGATGCCATCCAGATCGCCCTGAAGAACAACCTCCAGGTGCAGATCTCGCAGCAGACCCGGGAAAGCACCAAGGCGCAGGAACTCCAGAGCCTTGGGGCGTTTGATTGGACGCTGAACAGCGCCTATGCCATCACACATTCCAAATTCCAGCCGGACGGCCACAGCTTTGATGGCAGCGGCAACCCCATCTTCGGCAACACCATCACCGATACCCGCAAGTGGAACGTGGGCGTGTCCAAGCCCACAGAGTGGGGCGGCCTCTTCAATGTCGCCTACACCAACCCGAACTACAGCTCCACCGAGTACAACTACGCGGGAAGCCCGACCTTCTCCACGCGCTATCCCTACACCGGAAGCCTTTCCGCCTCCTTCACCCAGAGCCTGCTGAAGGGTTTCGGCCGGGAAGCCTCCGCCACCAACCTCATCGTGTCGCGCTACGGCGCCCAGGCGGCAGACTACACGTTCCAGCTCGCCATCATCGGCAACGTCGCCGCCACGGAATCGGCCTACTGGGACGTGGTCTACGCCAAGCGGAACCTGGAAAACAAGCGCCAGGCCCTGGCCCTGGCCCAGCAGCAGCTGAAGGAAAATCAGATCCGCGTGCAGGTGGGCACGCTGGCTCCCATCGAAGTCACCTCCTCGGAAGCCTCCGTCGCTCAGGCGGAGCAGGACATCATCACGTCCGAAGCGGGACTGCTCAACGCCAAAGATGCCCTCATCCGCACCCTCTACCCCACCACGGACCGGCCCGCCAACCTTGACACTGTGGACCTCCCCAGCGTGAAGCCCTTGGAGCTGGACGAGGAGAGCGCCGTCAAGCAGGCCCTGGTCAACCGTCTGGAACTGAAGAGCGCGCAGCTCGACCTGAAGGCCAAGCAGGTGCAGGAATCCGCCGCCAACAACCACCTCCTTCCCCAGCTCGACCTGAGCGTGGGCTACAACCTGAACTCCAACGTGCAGAACTCCTGGAGTTCGGTGAACACCGACCTCACCAACCGCAAGGACCCGGGTTACTCCGTGGGTCTGCAGTTCTCCCTGCCCATCCTGAACCGTGGCGCCAGGGGCAGCCTGGCCATCGCCCGGGCTTCCCGCCGCAGCAGCGAACTGAACCTCCATGATCAGGAACTGGGTATCGTGCTGCAGGTGCGCACGGCCTACCGAACCCTGGAATCCTCCGCCAAGGGCGTGGCTGCCGCCGAGAAGACCCGCTACTTCCGCGAGAAGGATCTCGAAGCGGAACAGAAGAAGTTCGAGAACGGCATGAGCACGAACTTCCTGGTGCTTTCCAAGCTCAACGACCTGAACACCGCCAAGGGCAATGAACTGCAGGCCCAGATCACCTACGCCAAGGCCGTGACCTCCTTGGATCAGGCGGTGGGCCGCCTTCTGGAGGCCCGCAAGCTGGAAGTCAAATAA
- a CDS encoding S9 family peptidase — protein sequence MRSRQWNGVMAALVAAAPAMAQVTTPAVAPATRPMTFMDVMEMRSVSGGQLSPDGARVLYTMSIPHWKSGKNYTDIFLADAQSGAARQMTFTREKNETSPQWARDAKRFAFLSDREGSQQIYWMSVDGGEARKLTDAKDGVHAFSFSHDGKWLVFSAGKAEDRQLSIIDLASEELAPVALPKHATPIRDFEIAEDGSRLFFTSPDRLDKDEAKRKEKKFDVRVADPEQPPVHLWSVDLKDKTEKRWTEGADFTVTSFDLSKDGRWVDYLAMPSARRVGDITQEEASLHLLDLQSGQSRQILEKQAGYSAFSPDGKWLMYSAPERFERLRNEKLWILPTAGGPAKNLLAGKDMSVSRASWSEDSRNLYFTEGLGTSQHLFSLSTADGTLTQLTHETGVIAGAYHPEAKRFLFSFSHPRKAADLYVAKPASIGTPSAWVKVSDANPQVAKLSLGETETIRWKAKDGTQVEGLLIKPIGYEKGRRYPLIVQLHGGPASAEMSGFQARYVTYPHIYAAAGYVVFQPNYRGSTNYGEAFTRQIGGNFMRLSYGDIISGVDHLIHEGIADADKLGMMGWSAGGHLSSWTLTQTDRFKAISTGAGAVNWISMYAESDTQSVREFYLGGKPYEAWDNFVHESALKYIKNAKTPTLIHVGEADQRVPKPQSDELYMALKQLKVPVEYLVYPGMPHGLSEPRYQLVKMVSEFNWFEKWIKGQKTWFDWKTLLDTLPADADAKSETPTSPAAPRRR from the coding sequence ATGCGTTCAAGGCAATGGAATGGTGTGATGGCGGCCCTGGTGGCGGCGGCTCCGGCGATGGCTCAGGTGACGACTCCGGCGGTGGCCCCGGCCACACGGCCCATGACCTTCATGGATGTCATGGAGATGCGGTCGGTGAGCGGGGGCCAGCTGTCGCCGGATGGCGCCAGAGTGCTTTACACCATGAGCATCCCCCACTGGAAATCCGGGAAAAATTACACGGACATCTTCCTGGCGGATGCGCAGAGTGGTGCGGCACGCCAGATGACCTTCACCCGCGAGAAGAATGAGACATCTCCCCAGTGGGCGCGGGATGCCAAGCGTTTCGCCTTTCTCAGCGACCGTGAGGGCAGCCAGCAAATCTACTGGATGTCCGTGGATGGTGGCGAGGCCCGCAAACTCACGGACGCCAAGGATGGTGTCCACGCATTCAGTTTCAGCCACGATGGTAAATGGCTGGTCTTCAGCGCCGGGAAGGCGGAGGATCGCCAGCTCTCCATCATTGATCTGGCCTCGGAGGAATTGGCGCCCGTGGCGCTGCCCAAACACGCCACCCCCATCCGCGATTTCGAGATCGCAGAGGATGGCAGCCGCCTCTTCTTCACCAGCCCGGATCGCCTGGACAAGGACGAGGCCAAGCGGAAGGAGAAGAAATTCGACGTGCGGGTGGCCGACCCGGAGCAGCCGCCGGTGCATCTGTGGTCGGTGGATCTCAAGGACAAAACCGAAAAGCGCTGGACGGAAGGCGCGGACTTCACCGTGACCTCCTTCGATCTGTCGAAGGATGGCCGCTGGGTCGACTACCTCGCCATGCCCTCGGCCCGCCGAGTGGGTGACATCACACAGGAGGAGGCCAGCCTCCACTTGCTGGACCTGCAGAGCGGGCAATCCCGGCAGATCCTGGAGAAGCAGGCGGGGTACTCCGCCTTCTCGCCGGACGGGAAGTGGCTGATGTACTCTGCGCCCGAGCGCTTCGAGCGGCTGCGCAATGAGAAGCTGTGGATCCTTCCCACCGCGGGTGGTCCCGCGAAAAACCTTCTGGCGGGCAAGGACATGAGCGTCTCCCGCGCCAGCTGGAGCGAGGATTCCCGCAACCTCTACTTCACCGAGGGGCTGGGCACCAGCCAGCACCTGTTCTCGCTTTCCACGGCGGATGGCACGCTAACCCAGCTCACCCATGAGACCGGCGTGATCGCAGGCGCCTATCATCCTGAAGCGAAGCGTTTCCTCTTCAGCTTCAGTCACCCCCGGAAAGCCGCGGATCTCTACGTGGCGAAGCCCGCGTCCATCGGCACACCCTCGGCCTGGGTGAAGGTCTCGGATGCCAACCCGCAGGTGGCGAAGCTGTCCCTGGGCGAGACCGAAACCATCCGCTGGAAGGCCAAGGACGGCACCCAGGTGGAAGGCCTGCTCATCAAACCCATCGGCTACGAAAAGGGCCGACGCTACCCGCTCATCGTGCAGCTGCACGGCGGTCCCGCCTCGGCGGAAATGAGCGGCTTCCAGGCCCGCTACGTGACCTACCCGCACATCTACGCCGCAGCCGGGTACGTCGTGTTCCAGCCCAACTACCGGGGCTCGACGAACTACGGCGAGGCCTTCACCCGGCAGATCGGTGGCAACTTCATGCGGCTGTCCTACGGCGACATCATCAGCGGCGTGGACCACCTCATCCACGAGGGCATCGCTGACGCCGACAAGCTCGGCATGATGGGCTGGAGCGCCGGCGGTCACTTGTCCAGCTGGACGCTGACTCAGACTGATCGCTTCAAGGCCATCAGCACCGGGGCCGGGGCCGTGAACTGGATCTCCATGTATGCCGAAAGCGACACGCAGAGCGTGCGCGAGTTCTACCTGGGCGGCAAGCCCTACGAGGCCTGGGACAACTTCGTGCACGAATCGGCGCTGAAATACATCAAGAACGCGAAGACCCCCACGCTCATTCACGTGGGCGAGGCCGATCAGCGTGTGCCGAAGCCCCAGAGCGATGAGCTCTACATGGCCCTCAAGCAGCTGAAGGTGCCTGTGGAATACCTCGTCTATCCCGGCATGCCCCACGGCCTCAGTGAGCCCCGCTATCAGCTGGTGAAGATGGTCAGCGAGTTCAACTGGTTCGAGAAGTGGATCAAAGGCCAGAAGACCTGGTTCGACTGGAAGACGCTGCTGGACACGCTGCCTGCTGATGCCGATGCCAAGTCAGAAACCCCGACCAGCCCTGCCGCCCCTCGGCGGAGATAG
- a CDS encoding acyl-CoA dehydrogenase family protein, whose protein sequence is MFPQFTEDQSAVREAARDFALAEIEPGAAARDASGEFPSEIMKELGEMGFLGMTVPESYGGAGVDFLSYILALEQIAYADASVAVTMSVNNSVACAPILAFGTEGQKQKYLKPLASGEVLGGFMLTEPDAGSDAAALKTRATKVEGGWRLNGAKAWITNGGVGRYFVTMARTDPDKGKKGISAFILDAQQPGVVVGRAEEKMGLRSSKTVMVALEDAFVPEDALLGKLGDGLKVAFGGLDGGRIGIAAQALGIAQRAMDESVAYAKARSSFGKPIGEHQMIQTYLAEMEARLQASRLLVYRAAALRQAGRTCTVEAATAKLFTTESAVWLCDRAVQIHGGYGYSREYLVERLYRDVRVTTIYEGTSEIQRMVIARELLK, encoded by the coding sequence ATGTTCCCCCAGTTCACTGAGGATCAATCCGCCGTGCGGGAAGCGGCCCGCGATTTCGCCCTGGCGGAAATCGAACCTGGCGCCGCAGCCCGTGATGCCAGCGGTGAATTTCCTTCAGAGATCATGAAGGAGCTGGGCGAGATGGGTTTCCTGGGCATGACCGTGCCCGAATCCTATGGCGGCGCTGGCGTGGATTTCCTCAGCTACATTCTCGCCCTGGAACAGATCGCCTACGCCGACGCCTCCGTGGCGGTGACCATGAGCGTCAACAACTCCGTGGCCTGCGCGCCCATCCTGGCCTTCGGCACCGAGGGCCAGAAACAGAAGTATCTCAAGCCCCTGGCCAGCGGCGAGGTGCTGGGCGGCTTCATGCTCACAGAGCCCGATGCAGGCTCCGACGCTGCGGCCCTGAAGACCCGCGCCACCAAGGTGGAAGGCGGCTGGCGGTTGAACGGCGCCAAGGCCTGGATCACCAACGGGGGCGTGGGGCGCTACTTCGTCACCATGGCCCGTACCGACCCCGACAAAGGCAAGAAGGGGATCAGCGCCTTCATCCTGGATGCGCAACAACCCGGCGTTGTCGTGGGCCGGGCCGAAGAAAAGATGGGCCTGCGTTCCAGCAAGACGGTGATGGTGGCCCTGGAGGATGCCTTTGTGCCTGAGGATGCCCTGCTGGGCAAGCTCGGAGATGGCCTGAAGGTGGCCTTCGGCGGGCTGGACGGTGGACGCATCGGCATCGCCGCCCAGGCCCTGGGCATCGCCCAGCGGGCCATGGACGAGAGCGTGGCCTACGCCAAGGCCCGCAGTTCCTTTGGCAAGCCCATCGGCGAACACCAGATGATCCAGACCTACCTGGCCGAGATGGAGGCGCGCCTGCAGGCTTCCCGCCTGCTCGTCTACCGGGCCGCGGCGCTCCGACAGGCGGGGAGGACCTGCACGGTGGAGGCCGCCACCGCCAAGCTCTTCACCACGGAAAGCGCGGTCTGGCTCTGCGACCGGGCGGTCCAGATCCATGGCGGCTACGGCTACTCGCGGGAATACCTGGTGGAACGGCTCTACCGGGATGTGCGGGTGACCACCATCTACGAGGGCACCAGCGAGATCCAGCGCATGGTCATCGCCAGGGAGTTGTTGAAGTAA
- a CDS encoding enoyl-CoA hydratase/isomerase family protein yields the protein MSFLLVEKADRVAWITLNRPEKLNALNHEVLKGLDLLFLDLEQDPEVGVVVITGAGEKAFIAGADITELKDLDAAAARRLALLGQAVFQRIESLPKPVIAAVNGFALGGGCELALACHIRIASENARFGLPEVSLGTIPGYGGTQRLPRLVGKGVALDLILSGDMVPAADAHRMGLVSRVVPQAELRTATEKLAKTLLSRGPLALRSALASVNEGLDMPQDQGLQYEAALFGLMAATQDMKEGISAFLEKRKAQFKGV from the coding sequence ATGTCCTTCCTTCTCGTCGAGAAAGCAGATCGCGTTGCCTGGATCACGCTGAATCGACCCGAAAAGCTCAACGCCCTGAATCATGAGGTCCTGAAGGGCCTGGACCTGCTGTTCCTGGACCTGGAGCAGGATCCCGAGGTGGGCGTGGTCGTGATCACCGGAGCCGGTGAAAAGGCCTTCATCGCCGGGGCGGACATCACCGAGCTGAAGGATCTGGATGCCGCCGCCGCCCGTCGGCTGGCCCTGCTGGGTCAGGCCGTCTTCCAGCGCATTGAATCCCTGCCCAAGCCCGTCATCGCCGCCGTGAACGGCTTTGCCCTGGGCGGCGGTTGCGAACTGGCCCTGGCCTGCCACATCCGCATCGCCAGCGAGAACGCGCGCTTCGGCCTGCCCGAGGTGAGCCTCGGCACCATCCCCGGCTATGGCGGCACCCAGCGGCTGCCCCGGCTGGTGGGCAAGGGCGTGGCCCTCGATCTCATCCTCAGCGGCGACATGGTGCCCGCAGCCGATGCCCATCGCATGGGCCTGGTGAGCCGGGTGGTGCCCCAGGCCGAGCTGCGGACCGCCACGGAGAAACTGGCCAAGACCCTGCTCTCCCGCGGCCCCCTGGCCCTGCGCAGCGCCCTGGCGTCTGTGAACGAGGGCCTGGACATGCCCCAGGACCAGGGCCTTCAGTACGAGGCCGCCCTCTTCGGCCTGATGGCCGCCACCCAGGACATGAAGGAAGGCATCAGCGCCTTCCTGGAGAAGCGGAAAGCGCAGTTCAAAGGCGTGTAG